A region from the Aphis gossypii isolate Hap1 chromosome 1, ASM2018417v2, whole genome shotgun sequence genome encodes:
- the LOC114119617 gene encoding furin-like protease 1, isoforms 1/1-X/2 isoform X2, with amino-acid sequence MAACTVSFLLWIVALQWISAQDYSSQWAAHIEGGLKTAKTITEKHGFVLLGEIFPDYYHLEHSHVSKRSVNPGIEHHKKLTSEQNVKWAKQQKILSRSKRDYLTYVRDSRDSKRFAIKGGLNDPKWPKMWYLNRGRDMDMNVQGAWEEGITGKGSVVTILDDGLEKDHPDLIKNYDPSASYDMNNRDEDPMPRYDQMDTNRHGTRCAGEVAATANNSLCSVGVAFGASIGGVRMLDGDVTDAVEARSLSLNPQHIHIYSASWGPDDDGKTVDGPGELATRAFLEGISKGRGGKGSIFIWASGNGGREHDNCNCDGYTNAIWTLSISSATQNGHVPWYSEACSSTLATTYSSGSNYESQIITTDLHHECTSNHTGTSASAPLAAGIVALTLEANNKLTWRDMQHIVVLTARPTHLLASDWIINGVGRKVSHSFGYGLMDATTMVRLARKWKTVPPQHICNVTAQVFEKPVPARSTVTINLLVKECNSVNFLEHVQAKISLTASRRGDIKIELTSPSGTKSTLLAPRTHDNSHAGFHVWPFMTVHMWGERPFGTWQLTIHNEGKLLGRSSLHEWCLILYGTKYSPRTLSPNIYPVEQPPKPIPRRNSKNSKKKSKKSKSQKQSTTPISTLIKQNISSNKPNVHIVLFPIPNSSKLSPTLTDNIQTYPSSHRLYSLQNVDGRQTKKNLSPERNISPTTSATMTDWEMVFYGTIFPPEQTHVLPTTSLIQNRTSQEEPEINFNSGECRVTTTKCLEFFFYLHHRKLIVFPVQFKYDNMYCIIIKIVSNCYSFL; translated from the exons ATGGCTGCCTGCACGGTTTCATTTCTATTGTGGATAGTCGCGTTACAATGGATTTCAGCTCAAGACTATTCTTCTCAGTGGGCAGCTCATATCGAAGGTGGATTAAAAACGGCCAAAACAATAACAGAAAAACATGGATTTGTTTTGCTAGGAGAG atTTTTCCAGACTACTATCATCTAGAACACAGTCATGTATCGAAGCGATCAGTTAACCCAGGGATTGaacatcataaaaaattaacatcagaacaaaat gtGAAGTGggcaaaacaacaaaaaattttaagccGATCAAAAAGAGATTACTTAACATATGTTAGAGATAGCAGGGATTCAAAAAGATTTGCTATTAAGGGAGGATTAAATGATCCAAAATGGCCAAAAATGTGGTATTTG aaccgTGGTAGAGATATGGATATGAATGTTCAAGGTGCTTGGGAAGAAGGGATTACAGGAAAGGGATCTGTTGTTACAATATTAGATGATGGTTTAGAAAAAGACCACCCagatctaataaaaaattat GATCCTTCAGCTAGTTATGATATGAACAATAGAGATGAAGACCCAATGCCTAGATATGATCAAATGGACACAAACCGCCATGGTACTAGATGTGCAGGAGAAGTGGCAGCAACTGCTAACAATTCTTTGTGTTCAGTTGGTGTTGCTTTTGGTGCTAGTATAGGTGGTGTTCGAATGTTAGATGGAGATGTGACAGATGCAGTTGAAGCTCGATCTTTAAGTTTAAATCCTCAGCATATTCATATCTATAGTGCATCTTGGGGTCCAGATGATGATGGCAAAACTGTTGATGGACCTGGTGAATTAGCCACTAGAGCATTTCTTGAGGGAATATCAAAAGGCCGTGGTGGTAAAggatcaatatttatatgggCATCTGGTAATGGTGGCCGCGAACATGATAATTGTAACTGTGATGGATATACAAATGCTATCTGGACATTAAGTATAAGTAGTGCTACACAAAATGGCCATGTCCCTTGGTATTCAGAAGCTTGTAGTTCAACTTTAGCTACAACGTATAGTAGTGGAAGTAATTATGAAAGTCAG atCATTACAACAGATCTTCATCATGAATGTACTAGTAATCATACTGGTACATCTGCATCCGCGCCATTAGCAGCTGGGATAGTAGCTTTAACATTAGAagctaataataaactaacttGGAGAGATATGCAACATATTGTAGTGTTAACAGCCAGGCCAACTCATTTATTAGCTTCTGATTGGATTATAAATGGTGTTGGAAGAAAAG tgagtCATTCTTTTGGCTATGGTTTGATGGATGCTACTACAATGGTAAGATTAGCTCGTAAATGGAAAACTGTTCCACCTCAACATATTTGCAATGTTACTGCTCaagtttttgaaaa ACCAGTGCCTGCGCGTAGCACAGTCACTATAAATCTTTTAGTGAAAGAATGCAATAGTGTGAACTTTTTAGAACATGTTCAagctaaaatatcattaacagCTAGTCGACGGGGTGATATCAAAATTGAATTGACTTCTCCAAGTGGTACAAAATCAACACTACTTGCTCCAAGAACTCATGATAATTCTCATGCTGGGTTTCATGTGTGGCCATTTATGACTGTACATATGTGGGGAGAACGTCCTTTTGGTACTTGGCAATTGACTATTCATAATGAAGgaaaattattag GTCGATCTTCTTTACACGAGTGGTGTTTGATATTGTATGGTACTAAATATTCCCCAAGAACATTATCTCCTAATATCTATCCTGTGGAACAGCCTCCTAAACCAATTCCCCGGAGGAAttccaaaaattcaaaaaaaaaatcaaaaaaaagtaaatcacAAAAACAGTCTACCACTCCAATTAGTACcttgataaaacaaaatatttctagtAATAAACCAAATGTTCATATTGTTCTATTTCCTATTCCAAATTCATCCAAATTATCTCCTACACTAACAGATAACATCCAAACATATCCTAGCAGCCATAGACTCTACAGTTTACAAAATGTGGATGGCAggcagacaaaaaaaaatttgtcacCTGAAAGAAACATATCACCTACAACTTCAG CTACCATGACTGACTGGGAGATGGTTTTTTATGGAACAATATTTCCTCCAGAACAAACACATGTACTTCCTACTACTAGTTTAATCCAAAACCGAACATCACAAGAAGAACcagaaataaatttcaattctgGAGAATGCCGCGTGACCACTACTAAATGTTTag aattttttttttatttacatcacagaaagttaattgtttttcctgttcaatttaaatatgataatatgtactgtataataattaaaattgtaagcaATTGCTAttcctttttataa
- the LOC114119619 gene encoding uncharacterized protein LOC114119619, whose product MNSIYLLFLNSVVAVLSFNQLVSDTDQWKSSNIGAEQSYNQVLEQYLNYYNYLYQQNCILNNQNYNVNTNPISTNITNTNPIPSNTTNIIPISVLKMENRSTNNKHPIALPIVRPIFPRKNKILLPRKPNIELMKPLKPKIRSILCKSQNKSK is encoded by the exons ATGAATTCAATATatcttttgtttttgaatagtGTTGTAGCGGTATTGTCATTTAACCAG ttagtttCTGATACCGATCAGTGGAAATCAAGCAATATCGGTGCAGAACAATCATATAATCAAGTATTAGAACAatacttaaactattataattacttatatcagcaaaattgtattttaaataatcaaaattataatgttaacacCAATCCGATTTCAACAAATATCACAAACACCAATCCAATTCCATCAAACACCACAAATATCATTCCAATAAGTGTACTCAAAATGGAAAATAGATcaacaaataacaaacatCCAATCGCCTTGCCAATCGTAAGACCAATATTTCcacgaaaaaacaaaatattattgcctCGTAAACCTAATATAGAGCTAATGAAAccattaaaaccaaaaataagatctattttatgtaaatcccaaaataaaagtaaataa